A single window of Vigna radiata var. radiata cultivar VC1973A chromosome 4, Vradiata_ver6, whole genome shotgun sequence DNA harbors:
- the LOC106758903 gene encoding putative lipid-transfer protein DIR1 yields the protein MEERKRVAIEIMVVVVAVVMGCCMWKGCNGLSLCDMNEEGLEACKPSVTEPNPVDPSPECCKALAAADLKCLCSYKNSSTLPFLGIDPNLAASLPAKCNLTPPDNC from the coding sequence atggaagaaagaaagagggtGGCAATAGAAataatggtggtggtggtggcggtggtgatGGGTTGTTGCATGTGGAAAGGGTGCAATGGTCTGAGTCTGTGTGACATGAATGAAGAGGGATTAGAAGCATGCAAGCCCTCAGTTACTGAGCCAAACCCAGTTGATCCATCACCTGAGTGCTGCAAAGCTCTGGCTGCTGCTGACTTGAAATGCCTTTGCTCTTACAAGAACTCTTCAACGTTACCTTTTCTGGGAATTGACCCAAATCTTGCCGCTTCACTTCCTGCAAAGTGCAATCTCACTCCTCCAGATAATTGCtga